The DNA sequence CCTCtaatacaaataattttgatTCAAGCAAATCCAAtaataaaaatctgaatttataTAACAAGTACAGGATTCTTACATTTACAAATCCTTTCTGATAAGATTCTTAGAAGTCATGTTATTTCTGGGCCAGACATACATTATAACATACACCCAGACCCTACCAATAGGGAAACGAAGAGATATGTGAGTTGGGGGAAATGGGGTCATACTTTCTTCTCTGTATGTTAGTTTTCTATTACCTGAGATAatcacaaatacctgagataatcaatttataaggcaatgaagtttattttggctttcagTTGGGGAGGTTTCAGTTTAAGATCAGTTGgtcccattgctttggacctgtggcaaggcagcacaccatggcagagaaaaactgctcacctcatggtcagaaagcagaagaggaagaagaaaagggcaGGGACGCACAGTGTCTTTCAAGGGGAGACCCCCAATAACTATTCCTCAGCCTGTCCTTGTGTTTCATAATCCTAACCTTATTGAGAGAGATTATCTATCTTTGAATGCATctatataattatgttaaaaaccATGAATTTACAGTGGAGACTCAAGTTATGATTCAATAGCTCTGAGTTTATCTAGCTTTACTCAGTTCCTTAGTATAATCATCTTCACCAGTTCCATTAACCTCAGTGTATTAACTTTTTGCTCAAAGTTCTCATCAGTTACCAAATTCTAGACAGGAAGGCTTCAAGAGGgtggaaggggaaaagaaaattccATCAAACTAGGATCTTCTGGCCTTTCTTTCTTACCCATCTTTGGGAATGCATTCCAAATAATGATCGGAGGGAGAAGATGTTATATGATATAATGGGTTTCAATTTTGGCTGTGTATTAGAATCATCTGGGAGACATTTTCAACTACCCTTGCTCAATGTATATCCCAGATAATTAATCAAAATCTCTAGGAGTGAAACTCagtccaatattttttaaattcctgggGTGATTACAGTGTGAGCCAAGGTTAAGAACTAACAAAGCAGATTACTTTTATGAAGGAGGTTATAATAATTAGGTCATTtactcaaataatatttttcaaaggtaGTACATTGATGAATAGGATATGGTATAAACAAGAAATTTGTAAGAAGCATACATCTCCATTTTAAACTTAAAGGCTTATAGAATCTTCTGTTTGAATATTTAACaagcattttatttcttgaaaatgtaTCCAGTGAATACTAATGAAGACTGTGAAGCCCTGGCTAAAATTTTTTACTGTATTTGGAGCAGTATTTCTCAAGCTttaatgtgcatatatgaatCACTTGAGACTCTTGCTAAGGTTTCATTGAGTTGGAGAAGTCTATTGCAAAGGTTTAGATTCAGATTTAACATGTTTGGGGTGAggtctgagattttatttttatgagtaaaGGTCTGAGGAGCATACTGGTGACAAATGGCAGGTCCCCAGAGTCTCTGTCATAATAATTTGTTTAGTGAGTTTTAATTTACTAAAATCTAGGGATTTTCCCTAGCAGGGGAGATTGTatctgtgtatgtatacatacttCAGCATACAATTTCAGAGAGATCATGCATTCATAAATATTgcttgaatgtttattttttatgttccaAGTTTTTCTGGGTACTAGAGTGATGAACAAGAGAAACATGTTCTTGCCTCAGGACTTTCATGGTAGTCTGAGACAAATCACCAAGTAAATAAACCAAGCTACCAGTTAATACATGCTTTTGGACAGTGTACCACAGTTTGGTGATACTGGCATTGGGTTGGAGGAACATACAGAAtggtttttttaaatgtctatctAGGGAGGCGTCTTGATCAGAAACCTGAATGCTAGTATCTGGAGAAAAAAAACATCCCAGGCAATAAGCTTAGATATCCTGAAGCACAGATGAGTTTAATGTTATCAAAAAAGAGTCATCTGTGAGAAGAAACagcaagtgagagagagagatgggagatGAAACCTGAAAGGTAGAGATCCTACAGGGTTTGGAGGCCACAGCAAGGAGGCTGCTTCTACCCTCTCCACTCTCCTGCCTATCCTTAGACCCTACAGGAGTCTCTATTTTAATAATTCTCCAGATGGGATATCTATTTGGAAACTGAAGGAAAAAGATGTCATTGGAAGATTAAAGGTGCCCAGAGTACATCTGAAAATACAGAGGAAGGAGGTGAGCAAGCTCCAGACAGACTCTTACTGAAACTCCAGTGACCACAGTTCCTTGAGACAGCTGCTAGGCACAACTGCTTGCTGTGTTATTGAAAGTTCAAATTTCTATTTGCAAGCAAATTTTTACCTGACAGCCTCTAGTCTCCATCCTGCCTCTGTCTACTGCAGATGCCTTCTAGGCCCTCCCAGGATGAGCCTAAAAGGCTtggcatttcttttatttcttcactctcaaaagaccaataaaaatttcacatttagtcacctggaatcccagaggcttaggaggttgaagaaggaggatttcaagttttaggctaacctcaacaatttagccagAATCTGTcccaacaaataaaaagggcttggcaCGTAGCtcagtaaagtacccctgggttgaacctagtaccaaaacaaagaaaaaacaaacaaacaaacaaaaccaaacaaacgaAACCCACTTCATGTTAGCATTAACCCATTTGTTAGGCTGTGATAGCTTGAATGCGGCTTTGTCATTTTATTCTGCTTTGGGGGCCTGTACATGGTGTAGCAATCCGTTTATGCAGTTCCATTTCTTAAGAGTGTCTCTTAACAGCAATTGTCTTTTAACTCTCCCATGTTGAGGATTGGTTTGAGATTGTAACAGTTTGTAAAACAGCTGCCTGATCAGGAATAAGATTTAATTGATGTTTCTATCTTCCCAAAGATACTTTTTAGGCCCCTAGATTATAGGAAGGAAAAATGCACCAacattctgttttcaaaaatgatttctaattcaTCCTTTCCTTGGCACAAAGCAAGAAATAGAAGATTTAAAACCCCAATTCTAACTTGACAGCATGAGAtagcttttcttcactgtgaccatatacctgacaagaacaacttagaggaggaagtttgttttggctcatggtttcagacatCTCAGTCCATTGGTCAACTGACTCCATTGGTCTGGGCCAAAGGTGAGGTGGAACATTGTGGTGgaagggtgtagcagaggaaagcagcaaggaaggggaggggaaggaaaaggagaaagggggaagagaggaaaggaaagcgAAAGGGTGGGGAAGcataaacccttccagggcaagtccccagtgacccacctcctccagccatgctccatCTGCTTACAATTACTGcccagtagtcctttcaaattgttactctattaaatgaatttattcatGAATGGGCTTATATCCCTCACGATCCAATAATTCCCTAAATgttccacctctgaaccttgttgCATTAGGAACCATGCTTTCAACAAACTTTTAGGGGGccattttagatccaaaccataacagacagtGATGAGTGGAAATAGCGCTGGACTACAATTGCtctgtgtgatcttgagcaaggTGGTTAATAAAGGAAGGTTACTTTGGCTATTGTGTGCCTGGGCTTCCTTGTCCATAATGAAGGTATTAAATAAAACAAGCTTCCATAACAGGGCCAAGTGTATAAAAGATCCTCCTCAAGAaataatacaaacacacacacacacacacacacacacacacacacacccaaacccTTTcatatacaaacaataaaattttatcacatacacatacaaatatccTAAACAATAaaacctttttattatattttgctttACTAAGTATCCTTTGGAAAAGGATATAATCCTTTGGATTTTACTACAATTATTTAGTAATATGAATTCTTGTCCCTCATTCTGTGAGTTGACCATACCTGGGGGTGAGGGGTGATGAGTTCTGCTCCGGAATCTCATCATCAACCAAGTCAGAGAGAGCATCCTGACTGAGATCTCTATTCAAGAAACAATGGATAAGGACAGAGATCCACTTTTACAAAACCTTGTTGTCTTTGTATCCTAATGCTAGAAAAACCTTTGGGGGCTTCGGCTTTCTTTAAATCACTGATATATTTCTAGTGCCTGGAACAGTATCTGGCACATAacaggtactcagtaaatatttgttgaatagatgGAGTTCTGTACTGGTGCTTTAAATTTGGTGACTTCTAGTAGTGTCCCTCTCCATGGGAAAGAAGTCCAGAAGCAGGCAAGTGGGAGTAACATAAACTTAACTTTACATGTCTCTATGATCCATGAGCATTTTGATACTAAATTTTGGAAGTCTTAGAGGAggttgctgtagtttggatcttgaaaaTCCCTCAAAATATGTTATAGGATTATCCTCAGGGTGGCTCTATTGAAAGGTGGTAAAACCTTTGAGGGGTTGGGCCTAGGGGGATGGACTCAAGAGACATGGTAACTACATGCAACATGATCCTGGATAGGCTTCTTGGATGTTATTGGGTTATCAGCAAAATTTGGATTGGATGACAATAAGGAATTGATGTTGCTTTGATTTTGATGTTTATATTGTAGTTATGTGGGACAGTGATCTTTTACTTAGGAAATACATTGAAGTATTAAGAGGTAATTGGGAGTCAGGTAACTTTAGTCTCAAATGGTTTAGAAACGTTAACAATTGGATAATCTTGAAGTGTTTATGGGAGTTCTATattctatttttgttaattttcacatatttggaaattctatcaaaattttaaaaattaaaatgtatgttaGCATCATTCTTCTGATCAAGATCTAGCACAACATACAGCCACATACATCTGTAGGTAAATCAACTGGAAAGAATACAATGGCCAATCCATTGATGGAACAAAATGCTGATACACGCAACAATACAGATCCATCTTAAAAGCATTCTGAACAGGGCAGACTATGGGGACAGAAAGTTGATAAGCGGTTGCTTAGGGCTGAATGTGGGAAGAATTGACTCTAAAGGAGCACAAGGAAACATCATTGGATGATGAAATGCTCTGCCTCTTGATTACTACATGACTATATATAATTGCCAAAAGTAGTTAAATGGAACATTAAAATGGGTAATTTTTACTGTATATTAATTGTAATTCAATTTTACAATCATCTcccaatttcattaaaatataaatgattccTTAAAAAGCCTATACAATCCTCTTATATaatcctctcccctcctttctcgTTATCACACCACCCTAGCAACCCTGGCGTTTCTACTTGCTCtgataaatcaacttaaagaatGGCCCACAGCTTTGAATCAGgctatgaaatattttctattttgaaacaaacATGGTGATGAGAGTAAGAACATTTAATAACAAAATTGCCATAACATCCAAGAGCATGGTCCTATTTCTAGTAATCACTGTTGATGTATCTTACCAAAGTACATGAGCTTGACAACTGGGTTAAGAAAATCATTCAGCAGAATCCAACCCTGAATGTGGCaatttaaggaataaaaaatgattttgccTCTTAATGAAAGTGGCCTTTCCACAAGTATATAATACAAATTCTAAGTGATAAGGGAAAGTCATATTCAAGGAAATACTAAAGcaagaacaccaaaaaaaaaaaaaaaatagcttaacATGTTATACTAAGTTGTCTACTTCTAAAGATACCCAAGATTTCAAACAGGGGTATcaatatcaaatgaaaaaaattggtaTTTAAGCATTACAGAGGTAGAAAAGATTAACGCTAGCAACTCTTTGTCAATCAGCCTATCTTGTACTAAAGATTATAATCACAAAATCTTCCCCTGGAGATCCCCGAATAATGAGACTAGATTTTAACTAAGCAATAATCCTTAGAAATAGTCCTGCTcccaaaccaaatgccgaatgttctctttgatataggaggctgattcataatgggatagggaggggaagcatgggaggaatagacgaactctagatagggcaggggggttggaggggaagggagggggcatggaattattatccaaagtacatgtatgaagacacaaattgatgtgaatatactgtgtatacaaacatagatatgaaaaattgtgctctagatgtgcgataaaaattgtaatgcattctgttgtgatgtataaattaaaaattaaaaaaagaaatagtcctGCCccaagagggaagagggaaaaaaatgcaaaatttgaagACAGCAGtcccttttcttctgttttcctagACAACAGTAAGCTCAGTTACTCACAAATGGCCTTTATCCAATTAAATACTGCATGACAAGATTTGTGAAATCCCTACTATCTGCAAATTTAGACACTGCTCAGGTCTCATTTTCTTGTAATACCCAGATGTTCATTTTAACTATCAAGATAAGTCATTTACTAGCTGCTATTCACTAATTCTGTTTACCTTTTGTTAAAATGATTCAATGTTGCTGTATCATTAGCTGTTccaaaataacaacagaaaaacatATCAATACAGAGTTTTCTATGatttaaaatgtgttctaaaCTAGAATAAGCATCTGATGACAGGGTAATGGGCCAATAAATGAAGCATTATATATACAGAATACAAAGAGAAGTTTATTGTACAAAATTAAGGCCTTCACATTTCATAGTTCACTCAGGCTAAAGAAAGAATGGTTGAATTTTTAAgtctttcataaaaatttcactttcacTTCTCCCCAACCTCCAACCATTAAAATGACCTGGCCAAATGTTATCAaaacaaacaccataaataatacCAAGTCCATTAAAGATGACTATCCCAAATGTTATTTCTTGGCATAGGTGATCTTCATAGCATGGGATGGTGTGATCTTAAACCCTTGTAAAGCATCCCTGGCAGCTCCAGCCTGTCCGTCATTTTCAAATTCAACAAAAGCAATGTCATGCCTCCCAGGTACCAGACGCACTTCCTTAAAACCAGGGAAcctaagaagaataaaaacaactcatatatgtatgcaaatacataaatatctgctttctgttttaaaTGTAGATAATTTGCTGACATTGGAGAATCCTGAGTAGGATGGAAGAGCATAAGATATAACTAAATGCCATACTCAACGGTAGAGTGCCTTGCAAATACTAAACTCTGGGTCtagtccctagtaccacaaaaacagaaaaattacgAACTGAAAAAAACTATGCTAATTTTATTTCCACCACTGTATCAAAGCTGTACTCCCTGTTTTACTCATTTAATCAGAACTAATAATTCAAACATTAGatgaaatttagatttttatttgctaaatatgtAGATTGGCTTCAATCTGTGATTAATTCTAGACCAAATTAAATGAACCTGTAAGGAACTGCTGCTGTGGGATGACAAATGGATGCCACTCATGGAAGTGCTATTTGTCTTGTCAGGAGGCTTGTTTATGAGAAAACTTACTGATTAAATAGCATGGACAACATCATCTCATTAGTCTCTTCTGGTAAATTATTAAGGAACAAAATATAGTTTGGAGGGTAATCAGGGAcctatttaagaaagaaagaaagaaagaaaaaaagaaacaaaagttagCTTGTAAGTATACACAGCACTGTAAGCCATTTGGTTCTCACAGGAAAACCTAAACTTCAGAGGGCTATACACTAGTATAGGCTTGTGAAATCTTACGACACCAAACAATGAAGCCAAAAAGCAATGGCactggagaaatatttatttctccaaaCAGCAACTTaaagacacaaacattcaaattAAGACATCCCAAGTTTGGAACAATGCAATCTTATTACAGGTTTTAAGTACTTAATAGTAATTAAGGCAATATTTATGATTTAAGCATCTGGAGGTCAATTATATTTGGAGAATTTTGTCACCTAGAGTACGTAATTGAAATATACTAATAAAACCAAAAAAGGCTTCctcttaaatgtatttaaaatgttttaagaaatgagTTTCTTAAAATAGCATGCAACTTAACATATGTCTTATAGGTGAAATAATTTTGGTTTTGGACATGCAAATTATTGTtatgatttttaagattttgttttaaagaaagcatCACATGGAAAAAATATTACCTGAGGATTTGGTGTTGAATTTCCTTGGGGATTAGCTGAATTTAGTATTCCCTAAACAAAAGAAATAGGGGTACAGGTaagcttttcaatttctttaaaaaggcaaaaggcatttataacataaaaataacattaatttttaaaggtatgttattccatttgattttattttaagaaccTACATTTTTATTCTGATTCAAATATTCATGTATTTAATTCAGCCATTACTTTTGAAAAGTCTAACCCTAAATTTCAAGGACcatatcataaaatttaactTCTAATCTTTTAAATTATGGAGAAATACAtaacagagggaaaaaatgagGACTGGTCTtacttaaaaatagataaataaacccAACTCTATATAAGCATTATACTTAGTGAAACTGATTTCTAACCACTTTCAATCCAGAAGTAACTACCTTTTGGATAGTAATTTGCTTTTATCTGGTATTTCAAATTAGATTTTGTATTCCTGAAATATTCAAAGAAAGCTTTGAGAGGAGTACTCATGATTAAAGATAATATCTGCAGTACTATTTACAGGCAACAGAACTTGAGGAGTAAACCAAGAGGTATTAATGTGTTttgaagaaagatgaaattaaatttcatgcaaagaataaaacaatttttaaaatctctatatgAAAagacttatattttaatttactgcTAAAATATAAACATTGGAATTTTAGAACTCAGTTCACTTTAACTTCTTAAAATTCCACtttttaaacacacatatatacaataaatacATGCCTCAAAGATCCTCCTGTCTATGACAAGAATTCATCAAgtttcctcccacctcccaggtTGTGGGGGGGTGGGGCACGTGGGCTACTGCCGGTTTTTATCCCAGGggcgctttactactgagctatatcctcaaccctttaaaaaaaaaattttttttttaaggcagggtctcactgagttgcttaggaccttgctaaattgctgaggctggtctctaatttgcgatcctcctgccttgacctcccaagtcactggaattatagctgtgcaccaccaggcctgacTTTTTCTATGAAgttcttaacatcaaaaaaatatgaacttttatTCTGTCTTACCTGACCAGGCTTTTTGTTTGCAGTTGCTGCAGCCTGTTCCACAgttttggcttttttcttttcttttttcttttctttatcagcAAAAGTGCCTCGCATTTTAGATATTATATCAGAATCTGTTTTTGCATACTGGATTCGCTGTTTTAATTGTATGAAAACAGATTACATCTCATTATGCTGAAGGCTACTTACACTAGTCATTAATGATTCAAATTCCATTACACAAATACACTATAAGAGAATCTTACACACATCCCTAAGGAAATCATCAAAATACACTGAGTGCCAAATGAAAATACAGTGTGGTCTACGatttacaagtaaaataaagattcaacTGTGTATactcaaagaaaaattatacattttcaaatggGAAAAACCAGACTTTGTAATATCTGTATTTCTGCTTCTCTCCATCTGGTAAGAGAAAACTGCATTAGAAACTTGCCTACCTCTTACCAGCCACTCTCAGTAGAAGGGTCCACACGTACCAAACCAGCCTTGGAATGTATCATCTAGAATGTGTTAGTTTTAATGGTTCAAGTATTAAAAACtgggaatggggctggggatgtggctcaaaccgtagcgcgctcgcctggcatgcgtgcggccggggttcgatcctcagcaccacatacaaaaaagatgttgtgttcaccaataactaaaaaaaataaatattaatattctctctctttaaaaaaaaaaaactttagaaaaaaaaaaaaactgggaatgacTTCCCTTTGAATGTGGAGTTCCCCTGCAAATTCCTAACCCCCATattgggacttgaacccaggggcactctaccactaagctacatctctagcccttttttattttgagacagggttgctaaattgcttaagttggccttgagcttgtgatctcagccttctgagtggctggTATGCACTACCAAGCCCAGCTgaatctatcatttttttttttttaaatgaaatgacttTAACAGCAGCATCAACTtagatttaaaagtttttttaaagggAACAAAAGGATAGCATTACAGCTACTAATGCTAGGCCACTTGCTTCATTCTTACCATGTCAGAGCCAGCAGGAACCAAAGTGCCTTTGAGGACACAGAAGCACTCAAAACCACTAGTCTAAGATGGCATTTCAACTACAGTGTGGAATTTAATTGCCTGGAAAAACTGCAGTAAGTTTGAGTGAGTCCAGAGATTTTGTACTTTTAATAAGCACAAGAGGATGGCGATGCTACAACTTTTTTAGCGTGGCCCTGGCCTAAAGCATCACCACCCAGCTAATTCAACATCAATAAACTATCCAAAATTTCTTACAGTGAATTAAACTGTTATATGGGGTACAATTATCTACAAACTCCAAATTCCATTTGAAGTAAACACTTCTACTCTGGAGCTGAAAGAGCAACCACCTCTCTGATCACATCAAAAACAATAGTCCTACAATTAGCATCTAAAATTGCCTTGTATACAAGAATTTGATCTtggtctgaaaagaaaaaataccacgTAAAATGATCTGGATTAGAAGGCAGGAAACTTGTCAAAACCAAGAgcaattctttcttttcctttatttcaactGGAGATGAATGTGGTAGAGAAACAAGGGGAAAGATGGCCTAGCACTACACTTCAGAACCCCAGGCCTTTTCTGCACGGGCTAGGCCGCTGAACTTCTTTAGCTCTAGGTGTACTTATTCCTGTAAGCAGCTCTGCTAGTCTTGCCATCATGATCTAATCAAAGCAGACAAGCTGACAGTTCACACTAAATTCTAACTTGATTCCAAGTATATTCTCCCAACTCGCTAGGTCTTCAACTTGTCTCTGACCTAAACAGACCTTAGGTGACCTGATTTCTCCTTATGATACTGTCACCTGTGAAAATATATGATCTCAGCAACAGTTCTTAACTAGCTGGTCTAAGCCAGTGGTTTTCAACTAAAGGCAATTTTGCTTCCTGGAGACACTGCACTCTCAGGAGACACTGCTGGCTGACATGCTCCTGGCAtctagtgggcagaggccaggaacGCTACTAAACACCCTACAATGAACAAAAAGGCCCCTTACAAAGAAGTATTATTTGGTTCAAAACATCAAAAATGTTAGCATTTAGAAACCCTGACCTAAACTAAAtatcagaaaagataaaaattcatttgtaacTTACAGATTGAGAAGGCCAAGATATACATTTATGCTAAAGGTTTCATGACAGACAAAAATGATTCTACTTTACTGAGGTATTTTTggaattaagtaaataaatgttctcgaatcacaaaaaataattttgttcagaattacaaatgaaagcaaattttctttctcttttagtaTATTGAGGTTAAAACAGAAGAGCAACTAAAAGCAgttaaagaaacataaatgagaaagttcaaagaatttcatTCCTCCTCTTCTAGAAATATGGCAGACCTGCTACTTTCCTGAAGGCAGAAAAAGGACCTCCAAAATGCCTTCATATAAaatcagacagacagacattttCCACTGATATTAAATAATGAGTTGGCAATATGAGGCTGGTGCCAAATACAGCAAATGATTTCCACCTTTCCTATATCTGAGTAAACAGGAACACTCAAAACTGTCATCTCCACTCAGCCACTCAGGGAAAAGCCTAAAACTCAATCTTATGTGCCTACCAACTGAGAACTCAATTATGCTATTTCTTCATATTAGTAAGA is a window from the Urocitellus parryii isolate mUroPar1 chromosome 6, mUroPar1.hap1, whole genome shotgun sequence genome containing:
- the Snrpb2 gene encoding U2 small nuclear ribonucleoprotein B'' — protein: MDIRPNHTIYINNMNDKIKKEELKRSLYALFSQFGHVVDIVALKTMKMRGQAFVIFKELGSSTNALRQLQGFPFYGKPMRIQYAKTDSDIISKMRGTFADKEKKKEKKKAKTVEQAAATANKKPGQGILNSANPQGNSTPNPQVPDYPPNYILFLNNLPEETNEMMLSMLFNQFPGFKEVRLVPGRHDIAFVEFENDGQAGAARDALQGFKITPSHAMKITYAKK